One region of Candidatus Polarisedimenticolaceae bacterium genomic DNA includes:
- the mutY gene encoding A/G-specific adenine glycosylase, with protein sequence MRAPLLRWYRKNARDLPWRRMRDPYAIWVSEVMLQQTTVGAVLPYYARFLERFPDVASLARASEDDVLAQWTGLGYYRRARALRLGAAAVVLRHGGRVPGDVEALRTLPGIGRYTAGAIASVAFGLPAPIVDGNVKRVFARLFALPGEGAALERRCWPIAETLVRGLHPGDFNQAVMELGALVCTPKAPNCLACPVASHCAASCAGRQAEFPAPAPRKTIRNRRLAAAWVERRGRVLLVRRSAGGSLRGTWDVPAVAIEGKETAATALTRASFAPGKALTRVTHTILTTRFALEVVAAKAPAGRGRDRLWIEPSKLGEIATSGATMKIARAVLPQKRSQADKPSGSSAGSSPRKL encoded by the coding sequence GTGCGCGCGCCTCTCCTCCGGTGGTACCGGAAGAACGCGCGCGACCTCCCGTGGCGGCGGATGCGCGACCCCTACGCGATCTGGGTCTCCGAGGTCATGCTCCAGCAGACGACGGTCGGCGCGGTGCTCCCCTACTACGCGCGCTTCCTCGAGCGTTTTCCCGACGTCGCGTCGCTCGCCCGCGCGAGCGAAGACGACGTGCTCGCGCAGTGGACCGGCCTCGGCTACTACCGCCGCGCCCGCGCGCTGCGCCTCGGGGCCGCGGCCGTCGTCTTACGTCACGGCGGGCGCGTTCCCGGCGACGTCGAAGCGCTCCGCACCCTCCCCGGGATCGGCCGCTACACCGCCGGCGCGATCGCGAGCGTCGCCTTCGGTCTGCCCGCGCCGATCGTCGACGGCAACGTCAAGCGCGTCTTCGCACGCCTGTTCGCGCTTCCCGGCGAAGGTGCGGCCCTCGAACGCCGCTGCTGGCCGATCGCGGAGACGCTCGTCCGCGGGTTGCACCCGGGGGACTTCAACCAGGCCGTCATGGAGCTGGGCGCGCTCGTCTGCACGCCGAAGGCGCCGAACTGCCTGGCGTGCCCGGTCGCGTCCCATTGCGCCGCCTCTTGCGCGGGCCGCCAGGCAGAGTTCCCGGCACCGGCACCGCGGAAGACGATCCGAAATCGGCGCCTCGCGGCGGCGTGGGTCGAGCGGCGCGGACGCGTGCTCCTCGTGCGCCGGAGCGCCGGGGGCTCTCTCCGCGGGACGTGGGACGTGCCGGCGGTCGCCATCGAGGGGAAGGAAACCGCGGCTACCGCGCTCACGCGCGCGAGCTTCGCTCCGGGCAAGGCGCTCACGCGGGTGACCCACACGATCCTGACGACACGCTTCGCCCTCGAGGTGGTCGCCGCCAAGGCGCCGGCCGGACGCGGCCGCGACCGCCTCTGGATCGAGCCGTCCAAGCTCGGCGAGATCGCCACGTCCGGCGCGACGATGAAGATCGCGCGCGCCGTCCTCCCTCAGAAGCGGTCCCAGGCGGACAAGCCCTCGGGCTCGTCGGCGGGCAGCTCGCCGAGAAAGCTGTAG
- a CDS encoding SDR family NAD(P)-dependent oxidoreductase translates to MARAFAGKTVLITGASSGIGKAAASAFAAQGAQVIAIARDREKLDALAAGNSSIVPLVCDVTDGPAMETLARTVLERFGAPDVVVANAGRGVDAPFVATSDDAYRALFEVNVLGVVRTIRPFLPAMIARGSGRVLIVSSIVGKRGVPNYSAYAASKFALHGILDALRPELSGTGVSAGIVCPSSTETEFDSRKLRAGTPQNKVRVQRHSAESVARALVRMARWTRREMVISPEGKLMVVVDRLAPSLMDWILARTLVKR, encoded by the coding sequence ATGGCGCGCGCTTTCGCGGGGAAGACCGTCCTCATCACCGGCGCCTCGAGCGGCATCGGGAAGGCCGCGGCGTCGGCGTTCGCGGCCCAGGGAGCGCAGGTCATCGCGATCGCGCGCGACCGGGAGAAGCTCGACGCGCTCGCCGCCGGGAACTCTTCGATCGTGCCTCTCGTGTGCGACGTGACGGACGGCCCCGCGATGGAGACGCTCGCACGGACGGTCCTGGAGCGCTTCGGCGCACCCGACGTCGTCGTCGCGAACGCCGGCCGCGGTGTCGACGCGCCGTTCGTCGCGACGTCGGACGACGCGTACCGGGCGCTCTTCGAGGTCAACGTCCTCGGCGTCGTGCGGACGATCCGCCCGTTCCTTCCCGCCATGATCGCGCGCGGGAGCGGCCGCGTCCTCATCGTGTCGTCGATCGTCGGCAAGCGCGGCGTCCCGAACTACAGCGCCTACGCGGCGAGCAAGTTCGCCCTCCACGGCATCCTCGACGCCCTCCGCCCGGAGCTCTCCGGCACCGGCGTGAGCGCGGGGATCGTCTGCCCCTCGTCGACCGAGACGGAGTTCGACAGCCGCAAGCTGCGAGCGGGAACTCCGCAGAACAAGGTTCGGGTGCAGCGGCACTCCGCCGAGTCGGTCGCTCGCGCCCTCGTCCGCATGGCGCGATGGACGCGGCGGGAGATGGTGATCTCGCCCGAAGGAAAGCTCATGGTCGTCGTCGATCGCCTCGCGCCTTCGCTCATGGACTGGATCCTGGCGCGCACCCTCGTCAAGAGATAA
- a CDS encoding glycerophosphodiester phosphodiesterase family protein, producing MVVDGRRFLIVGHRGAAAKAPENTAASLTAGLDAGAGAIEVDVGLTRDGRVVLLHDTTLDRTTNGRGPLRALPWPAVAALDAGSWFAGRFAGEPPIDLDDALSIVRAHVPLIVEVKPMTREREGRVDREDRALIDGVLAAFERTGGFRGVTMSSAAWSLLEDARAKAPALDVALTVRSLERRDPVAWAQRVGATALHPSRRLCTPSFVGRARGLGLAVIAYTVNTSGELRPLLEAGVDGVFTDDPAGIRRKLAARTREEKAEGGLTLGIDQGSGGTRAVLADAAGRVVESGEARLASTRTKDGAIVQDAEAVAASVVRAAGPLVVGRARTIGAAGLAVQRSSLVVWRRSDARPVTPVLSWRAGTPYEVPAALAASEERIAEATGLTVRFPYGAVRLAALRRDDPEVAEGLDAGRYVAGPLGAFLVARLTRGDAPACDPSLAQRTLAWDFRAGRWSDQLAAILGVPALSWPKVAPSTSHRGFLRLGRSRVPLHALAGDVGAAVRGAGQDDAGVLVLGTGGFVVVPTGRAAVRAAGLLTSILYEDAAGPLFAVEGTVHGLAAAIARAGASGGWQSLPVERIASRAGSATRAAAVTAAPEGTGTPDWVVAPRFSIDDGCEEPEAIVAGTLDDLARRFGAIAALVRDAGLSTARCVATGGAAASPHLTVRIARAMRAEIDVDHRPLRTAAGASLLARDAV from the coding sequence ATGGTCGTCGACGGGCGGCGGTTCCTGATCGTCGGGCACCGCGGCGCCGCCGCCAAGGCGCCCGAGAACACCGCGGCGTCGCTCACGGCGGGACTCGACGCCGGAGCGGGCGCGATCGAGGTCGACGTCGGCCTCACACGGGACGGGCGGGTCGTCCTCCTCCACGACACGACCCTCGACCGCACGACGAACGGCCGCGGGCCGCTCCGTGCGCTCCCTTGGCCTGCGGTCGCCGCCCTCGACGCGGGATCGTGGTTCGCAGGCCGCTTCGCCGGCGAGCCGCCGATCGACCTCGACGACGCGCTCTCGATCGTCCGCGCGCACGTGCCCCTCATCGTCGAGGTCAAGCCGATGACCCGCGAGCGCGAGGGGCGCGTCGACCGCGAGGATCGCGCGCTCATCGACGGCGTCCTCGCCGCGTTCGAGCGCACGGGCGGCTTCCGCGGCGTCACGATGTCATCGGCGGCGTGGAGCCTCCTCGAGGACGCGCGGGCGAAGGCGCCCGCGCTCGACGTCGCGCTCACCGTGCGCTCGCTCGAAAGGCGCGATCCGGTCGCGTGGGCGCAGCGGGTCGGCGCGACGGCGCTCCACCCGAGCCGCCGCCTGTGCACGCCGTCGTTCGTCGGCCGCGCGCGCGGGCTCGGCCTCGCGGTGATCGCGTACACGGTGAACACCTCGGGCGAGCTGCGGCCACTGCTCGAAGCCGGCGTCGACGGCGTCTTCACCGACGATCCGGCGGGGATCCGGAGGAAGCTCGCCGCGCGCACCCGCGAGGAGAAGGCCGAGGGTGGCCTGACGCTCGGCATCGACCAGGGAAGCGGCGGGACGCGCGCCGTCCTCGCCGATGCGGCGGGCCGGGTCGTCGAATCCGGCGAGGCGCGCCTCGCTTCGACGCGAACCAAGGACGGCGCGATCGTCCAGGACGCCGAGGCGGTCGCGGCGTCGGTCGTCCGCGCGGCGGGGCCTCTCGTCGTGGGAAGGGCGCGCACGATCGGCGCCGCGGGGCTCGCCGTGCAGAGGTCGTCGCTCGTCGTCTGGCGGCGATCCGACGCGAGGCCGGTGACCCCGGTCCTCTCGTGGCGCGCCGGCACGCCTTACGAGGTTCCGGCCGCGCTCGCGGCGAGTGAAGAGCGCATCGCCGAGGCGACCGGACTCACCGTCCGGTTCCCCTACGGCGCCGTGCGTCTCGCCGCGCTTCGCCGCGACGATCCAGAGGTCGCCGAGGGGCTCGACGCCGGCCGCTACGTCGCCGGGCCGCTCGGCGCGTTCCTCGTCGCGCGCCTGACGCGCGGCGACGCGCCCGCGTGCGACCCGTCGCTCGCGCAGCGGACCCTCGCGTGGGACTTCCGCGCGGGACGGTGGAGCGACCAGCTGGCGGCGATCCTCGGCGTGCCGGCGCTTTCGTGGCCGAAGGTCGCGCCCTCGACGTCTCACCGCGGCTTCCTCCGCCTCGGCCGCTCGCGCGTCCCGCTCCACGCCCTCGCCGGCGACGTCGGTGCCGCGGTCCGCGGCGCGGGGCAGGACGACGCCGGCGTCCTCGTCCTCGGCACGGGCGGATTCGTCGTCGTCCCGACCGGACGCGCCGCCGTGCGCGCGGCGGGTCTCCTCACGTCGATCCTCTACGAAGATGCGGCGGGCCCGCTCTTCGCGGTCGAGGGAACGGTCCACGGCCTCGCCGCGGCGATCGCGCGGGCCGGAGCGTCCGGCGGATGGCAGTCGCTCCCGGTCGAGCGGATCGCGTCGCGCGCGGGGAGCGCGACGCGCGCCGCCGCGGTGACGGCCGCGCCCGAGGGCACCGGGACTCCCGACTGGGTCGTCGCCCCGCGGTTCTCCATCGACGACGGGTGCGAGGAGCCGGAGGCGATCGTCGCCGGGACCTTGGACGATCTCGCCCGCCGCTTCGGAGCGATCGCCGCGCTCGTGCGCGACGCGGGACTTTCTACCGCGCGATGCGTCGCCACGGGCGGCGCCGCCGCATCGCCTCACTTGACCGTTCGCATCGCGAGGGCGATGCGCGCCGAGATCGACGTCGACCACCGCCCCCTCCGCACCGCCGCCGGCGCTTCGCTCCTGGCCCGCGATGCGGTCTGA
- a CDS encoding response regulator: protein MGSELDPRILVADDNADIRRYIVRILGERYRTLAVADGEAALALARASVPDLVLSDVMMPRLDGFGLLRGLRADPRTRNVPVIMLSARAGEDSRVDGMEAGADDYLVKPFSARELHARVAAHLAIAEERRRVRETLEDSNRRMDDFMATLAHEIRNPLAPIRNGLEILRLAKDDPGAAEQAREMMERQVGHMVRLIDDLMDVSRISRGKIVLRRSRIDLAEPLGQAIEASRPAIDERGHTLTLLPADEPLPLDADVTRLSQIFSNLLNNAAKYMEPNGSIAVEVTRDEGSAVVRIRDAGVGISAAMLPKVFDMFTHADGVLERAQGGLGVGLSLVKSLVEMHGGTVEAASAGPGLGSTFTIRLPLARAAAVVAEAGAAPASVVNHRRRVLVVDDNRDAAVSLAKMLELMGNDTRTAYDGLEALVSAAAFRPDLVMLDIGMPRLNGLDTARKIRSEAWGKQVTLVALTGWGQMEDRRRTIEAGFDGHLVKPVEPEKLTEILSGLPRGNPSGVLPESPAAGAVTS, encoded by the coding sequence TTGGGCTCCGAGCTCGATCCGCGCATTCTCGTCGCCGACGACAACGCGGACATACGGCGCTACATCGTACGCATCCTCGGCGAACGCTACCGCACGCTCGCTGTCGCCGACGGCGAGGCCGCGCTCGCGCTCGCCCGCGCCAGCGTGCCCGACCTCGTGCTCTCCGACGTCATGATGCCGCGCCTCGACGGCTTCGGACTCTTGCGCGGACTCCGCGCGGACCCGCGGACCCGGAACGTCCCCGTGATCATGCTCTCCGCGCGGGCGGGAGAGGACAGCCGCGTCGACGGGATGGAGGCGGGCGCCGACGATTACCTCGTGAAGCCGTTCTCCGCGCGCGAGCTCCACGCGCGGGTCGCGGCCCATCTGGCGATCGCCGAGGAGCGCCGTCGCGTGCGCGAGACCCTCGAGGACTCGAACCGCCGCATGGACGATTTCATGGCGACGCTCGCCCACGAGATCAGGAACCCTCTGGCGCCGATCAGGAACGGGCTCGAGATCTTGAGGCTCGCGAAGGACGATCCGGGCGCCGCCGAGCAGGCGCGCGAGATGATGGAGCGCCAAGTCGGCCACATGGTCCGCCTCATCGACGACCTGATGGACGTCAGCCGCATCAGCCGCGGGAAGATCGTCCTCCGGCGCTCGAGGATCGACCTCGCCGAGCCGCTCGGTCAGGCGATCGAAGCGAGCCGCCCGGCGATCGACGAGCGCGGCCACACGCTCACGCTCCTCCCGGCGGACGAGCCGCTCCCGCTCGACGCCGACGTGACGCGCTTGTCCCAGATCTTCTCGAACCTGCTCAACAACGCCGCCAAGTACATGGAGCCGAACGGGAGCATCGCCGTCGAGGTGACGCGCGACGAGGGAAGCGCGGTCGTCCGGATTCGCGATGCGGGGGTTGGAATCTCCGCTGCGATGCTTCCGAAGGTCTTCGACATGTTCACGCATGCCGACGGCGTCCTCGAGCGGGCGCAAGGAGGGCTCGGCGTCGGTCTCTCGCTCGTCAAGAGCCTGGTCGAGATGCACGGCGGCACCGTCGAGGCGGCGAGCGCGGGACCCGGGCTTGGAAGCACGTTCACGATCCGCCTGCCCCTCGCGCGCGCGGCCGCCGTCGTCGCGGAGGCCGGTGCGGCGCCGGCGAGCGTGGTCAATCACCGGCGGCGCGTCCTCGTCGTCGACGACAATCGCGACGCGGCGGTCAGCCTGGCGAAGATGCTCGAGCTCATGGGGAACGACACGCGGACCGCCTACGACGGGCTCGAGGCGCTCGTCTCGGCGGCGGCGTTCCGGCCCGATCTCGTGATGCTCGACATCGGGATGCCGCGATTGAACGGCCTCGACACCGCCCGCAAGATCAGAAGCGAGGCGTGGGGGAAGCAGGTCACGCTCGTCGCGCTGACCGGCTGGGGACAGATGGAGGATCGCCGCCGGACGATCGAGGCCGGCTTCGACGGCCACCTCGTGAAGCCGGTCGAGCCCGAGAAGCTGACCGAGATCCTCTCGGGGTTGCCCCGAGGAAACCCCAGCGGCGTCTTGCCGGAGTCTCCCGCCGCCGGCGCCGTGACATCGTAG
- a CDS encoding cupin domain-containing protein, protein MDWLQIENRHTGEKLKLRRVARDGVVSLELSGTLPPKRKGPPLHIHHAQVEEGTVVSGTISFILDGKVSTAATGAAARFPAGSVHRWWNGGDDELVFAGTASPAVDLDRYLHSVFDVLNAGTAERPPLFYMAHVAWRHRKTQEVILAPRPVQAVMLPLIVFVGTILGRYRGDDWPGAPGRAREAPLFVP, encoded by the coding sequence ATGGATTGGCTCCAGATCGAGAACCGTCACACCGGCGAGAAGCTCAAGCTCAGGCGTGTCGCGCGCGACGGCGTCGTCTCCCTCGAGCTGTCGGGCACGTTACCGCCGAAGCGGAAAGGGCCGCCGCTCCACATTCACCACGCGCAGGTCGAGGAGGGGACCGTCGTCTCGGGGACCATCTCGTTCATTCTCGATGGGAAGGTCTCCACAGCGGCAACGGGCGCCGCGGCTCGGTTCCCCGCCGGCAGCGTGCACCGCTGGTGGAACGGCGGCGACGACGAGCTCGTCTTCGCCGGCACGGCGAGCCCGGCGGTCGATCTCGATCGCTACCTGCACTCGGTCTTCGACGTCCTCAATGCGGGAACGGCCGAGCGGCCACCGCTCTTCTACATGGCTCACGTCGCGTGGCGCCACCGGAAGACTCAGGAGGTCATCCTCGCGCCGCGTCCCGTGCAGGCCGTCATGCTTCCGCTCATCGTCTTCGTCGGGACGATCCTCGGCCGCTATCGTGGCGACGATTGGCCCGGCGCGCCTGGCCGCGCGCGCGAAGCGCCGCTGTTCGTTCCGTGA
- a CDS encoding (2Fe-2S) ferredoxin domain-containing protein → MPPYERHVFVCENRRADEDPRGCCAAKGAGAIRERLKVLAKNAGLRGRVRINGAGCLDQCEHGPTIVVYPEAVWYGHVTPDDVDEIFESHVLGGRPVERLRLPHMRPEK, encoded by the coding sequence ATGCCCCCCTACGAGCGCCACGTCTTCGTCTGCGAGAACCGGCGGGCCGACGAAGACCCGCGCGGCTGCTGCGCGGCGAAGGGCGCAGGTGCGATCCGCGAGCGCCTCAAGGTGCTGGCGAAGAACGCCGGCCTCAGGGGCCGCGTCCGGATCAACGGCGCCGGCTGCCTCGACCAGTGCGAGCACGGGCCGACGATCGTCGTCTACCCCGAGGCGGTCTGGTACGGGCACGTGACGCCGGACGACGTCGACGAGATCTTCGAGAGCCACGTGCTCGGGGGGCGGCCGGTCGAGCGCCTGCGCCTGCCCCACATGCGCCCCGAAAAGTAA
- a CDS encoding NUDIX hydrolase yields MAHGVKPWRRLGRDRVAACRVFDVDRVRFAPPDGTAPRDYFVVDAPDWINVVPLTPTGDVVFIRQFRFGIDEVTLEIPGGMCDPAEPPPIAARRELREETGYDTDDLVDLGWVHPNPAVQTNRCHTFLARNARFAGPPDPDEDEAFEVVTYPLAEVPALIRSGAITHALVVAAFYRLGLR; encoded by the coding sequence GTGGCACACGGCGTCAAGCCCTGGCGCCGCCTCGGACGCGACCGCGTCGCCGCGTGTCGTGTCTTCGACGTCGACCGCGTGCGCTTCGCGCCGCCGGACGGCACCGCGCCGCGCGACTACTTCGTCGTCGACGCGCCCGACTGGATCAACGTCGTCCCGCTGACCCCCACGGGCGACGTCGTCTTCATCCGCCAGTTCCGCTTCGGGATCGACGAGGTCACACTCGAGATCCCCGGCGGGATGTGCGATCCCGCCGAGCCGCCGCCGATCGCCGCGCGCCGCGAGCTACGCGAAGAGACAGGCTACGACACCGACGACCTCGTCGACCTCGGTTGGGTCCATCCGAACCCCGCCGTCCAGACGAACCGCTGCCACACCTTCCTCGCCCGCAATGCGCGCTTCGCGGGGCCGCCCGATCCGGACGAGGACGAAGCATTCGAGGTCGTCACGTATCCCTTGGCCGAAGTCCCCGCATTGATTCGCTCGGGCGCGATCACCCACGCGCTCGTGGTGGCGGCGTTCTACCGCCTCGGACTGAGATAA